A segment of the Patescibacteria group bacterium genome:
GTTACGGTAATATTGTTGACCAGCCAAGTAATTATTGGGTGGGTGCTTGCCCAACTAGTCAATCGACTTGTACTGAATATATTGACCCTATTTCTAATTTCAGTTCTAATGTTATTTATAATAGTGATTTTTCGCAAGATGTTGATGGTAATCGTGTTGCTGATGGTTGGAGTGAGAACAAAGAGCAGAGCGTGTCATTGGAACCGAATACTTTGTACACTTTTTCAGTTAAATCTGGTTCTGGTTTTACGGCAAGCGTGACAGCAAGAAATTTAACGTTGTTAAATGAAGGCAATTTATTCGCAGCCAGTGGCGCAATTTCTATTACTGTAAACGATGATGCGATTAGTAAATCTTTTTATTCAAATAATTCTAATGGCGCCGTTGTTGAAGTTAGTTCTTCTGATGTGGCTTCGGGAAACAGTGTTAGCCTGAAAAAGAGTGTAATTGATTATCAATTAAGTCAAAGCGTTAATAGGGATGAATGTAATGGATCCTTGAATCCTAGTAAGGGCTGTGTTTTGTTCAATGAACGAAAGAAGCCGGGAGTTTCGTATAGTGGACTAATTTATGATGCCGACACAAGTACAACGACGCTAACCAGTGTGGCTGGGCAGAATGATTCTAATGTTTTATTAAAAGTTTCTCCTGATCGCACCTGTGATGAATGGTTGGCTTGCAAGAGCTATGTCAAAGATGAGAATAATAATAATGTTTGCTACGGTGTTGGCTTATGTGATAGCATTGGCGCTAATAATGACTGCAACAATTTTATCGTTCCCGATAGTAAAAACCAGCAAGCAATCTCATCTAATTTTAGTAAATATCAAAATGCTTCAGGTTATTCCGAAGTTGGTGTCGTTAATAATACTTTGAAAAAAGATATGTTGCCATTAGCGTCTATGACTCAAAATGGAGGCATGACAGTGGTTCCCAATGGTGATTTTGAAAGAAGCGCTAGTAAATATCCGCTTGGTTGGAGTCCTTCTAATGATCTGGCATGGACGAATAATTTATTTTCCGTGGTCGATAATCCTATCACCGCTCAGACCGAAGGTATTAAATATGCCGGCAAAGGTAAAGCCTTTTTGAAATATTCGCCAGCAGCGGGAAATATGGAATCTGATTTTATTGACGTTGATCCTGGCGAAAACTACTATTTATCAGCCGATATTAACACGCTTAATTTCTTTTCCAAGGGAAATGTTCCGCTTTCATTTTATATTAGAATCCAAACATTTAGCAGCGCCGGTGTTTTTATAAATTCTTTTGATCCGATTGTTTTCGCCAATGGCAAGGATTGGAGCCAGGTTGTTAGTAATTTTTGGGTTAATAATAATGTTCATCGCATAAAAATAGAGTTTTTGGGTTGGGTTAATAATTCTACTGTTTGTGCTGGTCAGGGCGACACTTGTTCTGGTAATGTTTATGTTGATAATGTTGTCATTAAGCCAGCGCTAAAGACTAGAGTGGTTAACGGTTTTTATGACACTGTTGCTCCAACTTGCCGGCTTTATCCAGAAAGTGATTCATTATCATGTGAATATTACGAAGACTCTGGAATTAAGAAAAAAGGTCGCTATGGTTATTGCTTGGAGTATGATCGTTATCCAGGTAATCCCAATGCTTGTTTATTGTGGTATCCAGTTGACCGTATACGTGGTGATTGGGAGGAGGATGTGGTTGGATATAATGATCGCTATCCCTTGTATTATTGTACGCAATTCCACTCTCGAAATTTAGAGCTTGTTGAGAGAAGAGTTGATACTCGTTTTGGACACGCTGAGCCGGGAGATGATGAGTGTGCTGGCGCTTATTGCAATGGCGCTGGATGCAGTACTTGTAAATGTCCTAGCGGATATATATGGGAGGATGTGGAGGGTGATGGCGGTTGGGATGGTAATCCGAATGATGAATATTGTCACCCTAGTGGCACAGCTAGTGCTTGCGGGGGCGGGTATTACTTATATGATGGTGATTTGCAGAATTTTGGGGGAAATGCTGGTAGTTATGATGAGGCAAAAACTGGAGTCAAATTGTGTGACAGGGATACAGGGGAATTATTTGATCCTGGTCAGTTCTCTGATTTGTTTTATTGTACTAGTTTGGCCAAGGTTGTGACATTTAGTAATAATAAACATTGGAGTGGGCGAGTTTATAGTGGTTCTGATTATAAAATTCAAACACTTAATTATGGCTACAAGATGCCTCTTGGACCGTTTAGTGGCGTAGTGTCACCGTATCTAGCAGAAAATCCTGCCGGCTGGGATGCTAAGAAAAACACTGACACTAATACCAACGTAGAGCCATTGCCAATAAAAAATTTCAAGGATGATGCGCTATACTCAAAGGAAGTTAATTCTGGGGCATTGTATAGTTGTGAGGGTAATTGCATTAAAAGCGGTCTGTGTCAAAAATCTCGAAAATTCTGCTATAATCTTCCAGTGCCGCCAACTCCGCCAAATGCGGTTAATCCAAATAATAATTTTGTGAATTATTTTGAATGTGCCGTTGGAGATGTTTGTGAAACTAGTTTTCCAGTTTTGAGCACGGGTGATAATCCTGTCGCTGCTTATGACAAGATTAAAAGAGTTTTTGCGGAAAGTTATGGTACTTGGAAGTGGGGCGGTAATAAGTATGTAAAAACTAGCTATAACTGGTCTGTTCCTCGGAATATTTGTGGTGGTAGCACACCGACCAATGTTAGACCGGCTTATCCAGACGATTTTTGTGGTATTCCGCCAAGGGTTAGCAATCTTTTAATAAGGGGCGTTATAAATGATGCTGTTCTTCGTAAAAATGGCCTAATTAACTTATCTTTTAATTCCATTCTTGATAGTCAACAAATGCCTCTAGTTATGTATACGGTAAATTGGGGTGATAATAATAGTGACACCGTTTCCGGCATTGAAATATTACCAAGGATGAGTACGAGTAGTCCGCATGTACTGTACTATTCTTATAGTTATTGGGATCTAAAGGCCAAAAACTCCATCAACAATCTTCCATCTGGACAGAATACTGTTTATTGTGGTGCTCATGACACTAAAACTGCTTTAAACGCAAGTGGTGATGCGATTTCCATAACGGCAACCTCAACGTCTGATTTTTGCGCTGTTAAACCTAAAGTGAAATTAAAAGATAACTGGGGGTGGTGTACTGGAGGTGTTGATAATACCCCTTGTTCTGATACTGGTGATTATGCTAATTATCCAGGCTGGGTTATTGTGACGGAGCAATAGTTCATACTCTCTTAAGCCGTAGATCTTTAAGCGCTTGTTGGCTTAATCTGTTTTTATGATTTTCGATAAAATAAAAAAAACCATAAACATAATAGAGAATTCAGAATATTCCATCTTGTCTTATTTTTTTAGTTTTTTTGTGATTATAAATCTTAGGTGTTTTCTGGAGGTTTTTTCTAGTGCCTCGAGGATAGATTTTTTGCAGTATTCCCACTACGTATTGTTTTATTTTTCTATTGTTATATCCTTTGTTATTTTGTTTTATTTTGCATCCAGGGAGAAAATAGAAAAAATATTTAAAGTTGTTCTTTCTTTTTCGCCCGTTATCTTGATCCCACCGTTAATTGATTTGTTGGTTTGTGGAGATAGGCATTGTACAATGACCTATTTGACTAATTCTGCTACCCATTCTAGTAATCTATTGGCTAGGTTTTTAACGCTTGGTGGTGAGTACCGCAGTATTGGGGGAATAACTCCAGGAATTAAGGTTGAGTTGATTGTCGTTCTGTTGGCAAGTTTTGTTTATTTCTTACTTAAAAAGAGGGGGTATTTAAAAAGTGTTTTTTTTGCATTTATTACTTACGTTATTTTTTTTGCTTATTTCGCTACGCCAATATTTTTAAGTTTATTTCTTGAAATTTTTAATAAAAATATCAAGGATAATTTTAATTTTTATCTTGCTAACTACTTTATTATTATTATTTCGTTGCAACTCATTGTTGTTCTTTTTTTGTATAATAGAAAGATATTTAATGCGATAATAGGGGATATGCGCTGGTTGCGAATTTTATATTTTGAAGCGATGGTATGGATCGGCTTGTTTATTGCCAGGGGTGGTTTAGGGATAAAAGGCTACTATCTGAATACTACTAATGCCTCTGATTCGTTTGTCAATTTTCCTTTTCCGTATTTAACATTTGCGATAATTATGGTTTTCGCTTGGTTGTATTCAGTGATTGGCAATAACATAGAAGATTTCGAGATTGATAAAATTTCTAATCCAGATAGACCGCTGGTGAGCAAAAAGGTACCAGTGGATGTTTATAGACAAATTGGCAATATTTCCTTAATATTGGTATTATCATCCTCCGCTGTTGTAGGTTTTTCTGTTTTTTATTTCTTATTAATCTTTATTGGTAATTATTTTATTTATTCAACACGTCCGTTTCGATTAAAGAGGGTGCCAATACTTTCTAAATTGGTAATATCCGTAAATTCGTTGTTGCTGATGCTTGTTGGTTATCTTTATGGCTTTAATGCCGTAAGTCAAAGCGCGTCTAGTATCATCAGGACTTTTCCAGGAGAAGTTGTTTTTTTTGTTTTGGTGTTAATGACTCTTGCTATTAATTTTATCGATATAAAAGATTATGAGGGTGATAAAAAGGCTGGTATAAAAACATTGCCAGTTATTCTTGGTTTAAGGCGAGGCAAGACTGTGATTGGAATGTTTTTTCTAGCCGTATATGTGTCTATTTATTTTATTTTCAGGATAAATATTTTATTATTTTTTTTCTTATTAATTATCGGAATGATTCAATTTGTATTGATTAATCGGAAAAAATATACAGAAAGGCCAATTTTTTTATTTATTTTGTTAAGCATCTTGATTCTATTTTTTGGTAAATTATTCGCGGTGAGTATTTAACTAAATAGATTTTTTTAAAGAGATGAGTTAATGAATTAGACCATCTCTTTTATTTTGGGTTTTTGGCGAAATGTGATATAATAAAGGCAATTGTGTATAAGGTGGAAAAGGGGGTTTGTTCTGAAATAGTTCAATATGATCAGGCTATAATGCGTGATTATAAAATTTAAAGTTAGGTAAAAATATGTCAGAAGCCGTTTTAAACAATGTAGATCAAATGATGATGGCACGGAATAACCGGGTTGATGAGGGTGGCCGAGCGGGAGAGTTACGAGAGAGACAGATGACGGCGCGAAGAGGGGTTGAGCCGACGGCGGCGGTTGAGGCGGGACGAGAACAGAGTTTGCGAGAGAGAGTGCAGGCAGCGCGGGCGATGAGCGCGAAGAAGAGTTTGAATAAGGCGATAAAAAGTAAGATAAAATCCCCAGCCATGGAGGGCACGAGCAGATTGTTGCGACAAGCCTGGTATTATCTGATTCCCAGCATGGGCTTTTCCTTGCTCTGGATCGATATCCACGTTTTAGGTTCTTTTGTTTTTGGCAAAGAAATTTTTTGCGAATTAGGCGAAGAGTGGCCGATTAAAATTGATTCATACGCCGAATGGGCTTTATTTTTAGCCTTGAATTTGATGGCGATATTGATAATTGTATCAATCTTGGCTTTTTTGGGAATGATTGTAAATTTTATGATGAACCCATTAGATAGTTTAGTTGAGTTTATAAAGCTTGGTTGGAGTGCTATTGGCGCATTGGCCAATTTATTCTTTGATGCTTGGAATTAGTGATTTTTTAGATTTATGAAAATGTTTAAAAATAAAAAATTAATAACATCTCTACTGATTTTGTTTTTTTTGGTTGTGCCGATTAGTTTTGTTTCCGCGGATGCGGCAGAAATAGCGGGTAATGTTGGAACTGGGTTGTCAGAAGGTGTTGGCGCAGCCGTATCTGTTGTGATTGGAATAATTGCTCTTATTATAACGTCAGTATTGGGACTAATATCCACTCTGTTGATAAAAATAATTGTCAACGTTGCCCAGTTTAATAACATTATAAATGTGGAAGTAGTACGAGTTGGCTGGGTAATAGTGCGTGATCTTTGTAATATGTTTTTTGTTCTAATATTTTTAGTAATCGCGTTTGCAACAATTTTACGGGTTGAAAGCTACAATTTTAAAAAAATGTTGCCTAAACTATTAATGTATGCTGTTTTAATAAATTTTTCTCGGACTATTTTTGGATTAATTATTGATGCCTCGACGATTGTGATGCTTACTTTTGTGAACGGGTTTGCAAATGCCCCAGGACAATTTGTTGATTTGATGAATATGTCAAAAATTGGACAAATATGGGATGCAACAAGTACCGGTGAAGGATTTAATACGTGGGCTATAGCGGTCGGGATAATTGCTGGTGTATTTGCGTCGGTGATGACTGTGGTGGTTTTAGCAGTTATTCTAGCAGTATTAGCAATGAGAGTAGTAATGCTGTGGATATATACCGTTCTTTCTCCCTTGGCTTTTTTAGGTTTTGGCTTTGATCCTCTCAAAAAGTTTACTCAAGAAATTTGGGAAGACTTTATTAAAACGGTTATTGTTGGACCGGTTTTAGCTTTTTTTATTTATTTAGCATTTAAGGTTAACGCTTCGGTTGATAGTCTTAATATAATGGCTGCTAAAAATGGTGATCAGGTTTGCGCCGGCGCAAACGCTTTATTTTGCGAAGGAAATTTTCAAAAATACATTATCGTAATCGCCATGCTGATGGGCGGCTTAAAGGTGTCACAGAAGATTGGCGGTGAAGTATCTAAGATTGCCGGCAAGACGGAGAATTGGACAAAGGGGAAGATTAAATCGGCTGGTAATAAGTCCGGTGCGGCTGCATGGGGCGGTGTTAAGACTGGTGGTGGTATAGCGATGGGCGGTCTTAAAGCGGCGGATGCAACTTGGAATAAAGGTCGCGGAGCATCCGTGGTTGGTATGGTGCAGGATAGATACAAGTCCGCAGCTAAGGGCGCAGTGGCTGGTGGTGCCGTTGGCGCCATTGGTGGTTTTGGCGGCGCAGCTCTTGGTGGCCTGGTTGGAGGGGTTGCTGGGGCGTTTAGTAAAAATGCTGGTGATCATTTTGACAATAAGAGAAAATTGCGAGAGGCGCAGGGTAAAATCACTACAGATGCAAAGGGGACTTGGTTTTCTCAAAATGGAATTGATTACATGAAAGACACAAGGGATGGCAAATTTAAGCAAGCTGACAAGAAGGCTGGCGTTATTACAGATTCTGATGCGTTAAAAATTGGTAAAATGGATTTAGAGGACACAACCGATAAGCAAAAAATGTTCTCCGCACATTATCGTTCAGCAACTAACAAGGGCAAGGCTTCAAGAGAGGTGGCAGAGAAGGAAGGCGTTGACAAAACAATGAAAAATTATAATGGTATATCACCGGAAGATTTAAAGAGATTGTTTGATACTGAGACAGACAGAGAGAAGGCAAAGGCGTTGGCGATGCTTTTGAAGGGTAAATTTAAAGATGGCGAGCATGCGCAAGTAAACAAGGCTAAAGATCTTTTGTCTGGCAATGAATTGATGAATAAGGATTTTTCTGAGGCGATGATGAAGAATAATGCATATTTGTATAATACAAGAGCTGATGGTAGTGTGGATACAAAATCAATTGAAAAAGCCTTTTCCGAGGGTAGGATTAAATTGGAGGAACAAGGCTTGTCAAATTTGAATGCTGATTCCATGAAGACATTTGCGAAGATTCTTGGTGATAAATTTGAAGCAGCAGCTGGTAAGATGGTAAAAAATACAGCCGATGCTGATAAATTTAAAAAGATTTTTGAAGATGGAGTTGCTGGTGGCAAAATAAAAGATTTCAAAGATGACGACCTGGCTATTAGAAGGGCATTCTCTAAGGTTACGGGCGATCTTCATACTGGATTCCAAGATACTAGCGGCGCTGGTCTAGGTGTTGGTGAGTTGAATAATTTTGTAAAAGACATGAGCGTTAAAGATTTTGGCAAGGTTAGCGATGAGGCTTTGTGGAATCAAGGAGTCCAGGATGCCATCCGTGGTGTTTCTGCTGAGATGATAAAGAAAGTTTCCAAGAGCAATGATTTAACTGATAGACGAATTAAGAATGTTGAAAATATTGCTGGTCAAGCCAAAGGAGTTTTAACAGTTATTACGTAAAGAAATAAATAATGCTAGAAGATATTAACAAACAAGAAGAAATAAAAACGGCAATCGAGAATTTTTCTGGGTATATGCTTGGTTTTTTGGATATATATTCAGAGGATGCACGGGTTGTATTGGAGGATTATAATGACCTGCTTATTTTAATGTTGACTCAAGAGCAAGGACTAAAGAAGTCTCTAGAACAAGCTCTTTTAATTAATCAAGAAAAAATTGCCCATTTGGCTGTTATCGATTGGCTCAAGGATTTTATTTCTCAAAAAGGATCAGCTATGTTTAATGATATAATCTTGACCGATTATATAGCGCACTCAGTTAATTGTCAGAAATTAAATGACGAAAATCGACGCTTAGTGCGAAAACTTTTGATTCTTTATCGTAATTTAAAGTTCTTTCCAGCAAGCATGCCCAATGACTCTGGGGCGGATTGGGAAATTATTCCAATCGATGACAAGGTGCGTGAGTTTAGTCGTGATGCGCTTAGTGCGCCAAAGACGGCGGAGGAGAAGAATATTGATGTTTTACAGGCGCAGAGTGATGAGTATGGCGCTGATAGCTTGGAGAAGAAAGTGATTGAGGAGGAGATTAGCAATGAAAAGAAAATCGAGGGGCTTAGGATTATGGCGAATCGCTATCCAGAAGGAAGTTTGGAGTGGCGGGCACTCATGGATGAGGTTAAGAAAATGCAAGTTTAAATATTTATGTTAGATTATTTAAAAAAATTCAATAACCTTCCTCAAGAAATCAAGGATAAATTTGCGGCGCCTAATGTGTTGGCAAATGTGAGCGAGATTGAGAAGAGGTATAATGTCAGTTTGGCAACCGTAATCATGCGGGTGCTGATTAAGGATATCGCCTTGGTTGATTTGGTGAAGTTCATGGTGTTTGAATTCAGCATGGATGCGCGGCGAGCGGAGACCTTAGTTGACGAATTAAATGACAGGGTTTTTTCGGTGGCGACTGACTATTTAGGTTTGTATAAGAAGGAAAAACCGGTGGATATTTTAGAAAAAGTAGATGTGGATGATGACCGAGCGATGAATTTGGCGCGGGAAAAAATGGCTATCAGGACTTCGAGCTTTTTCTTTTCACCTGATGATGAAAAAGAGATTCAGGAATTGACCAAGAAAGTTGCTGAACATAAAGTGGCAGAAAAGGAGCGTCAAGAAAATCAGGAACCACAAATGCGTCTTCAGCCACAACCACAGCCGATGGCGAAAAAGATGAGTGATGTAATGCAGAAAGTGGATGTTAATTTTAGCTCCGAAGATTTGGATAGTCGATTCAAAGGTATTGTAGAAACTTATTTGCGTGGTGTGCGCAATAAGATTGATATTCGGCAAGCCTTGATCAAGGATGTGAAAGTTGGTGGTTTGAGTTTGAGTGAGGAAACGATTAATGAAATCATTGCTCAGATTGATGAGGTTAAAAAACGATATGATGAACCGCGATTAGTTCCGCCTTTGCCAAGTTCGCGTCTTATGGAAAGAGATGGTATTAGACCTGAGATTGGTGCGAGGGATGCGGCCTATGATTTTGGTAATTTGAAAAAAGAGCAGGAAGATAAGAAAGCTGTCGTTGCCAAGGCGGCGATGGGTGAAAAGGAATGTGCTACAATTCCGACAGCTCCGGCGACGTCGGAGGAGCTGCTCGAGCCAGTTAAAAAACCAATGCCACCCATTAAATCTACATTCAAGAGTTTTTCTTTTATCGATGATTCAAGTATGAAGGAAGAAGAGGTAGCACCTTATTCAAAATTTAATCAAATTGCTTCATATGACAATGATGAGATGAAGAAGATGGCTATCGGTGCCAAGGATGATTTGCTGCGCAGTATTGGCGAAAGAGCACAACAAATAAAGGTTAGCGGCGCAAAAGAGGAGTTAGTGGACGGTGTTGCGGAAGAAAAAGTGGCAGAGGCGAAGAAAAGCATACCAGCACAACCAATAGTTCAGGCACAAATTGAAAATAAAAAAAGAATGGATGATGTTAAGTATATGCCTAAATTAGTTAGTCCAATTGAAGAATTGCGAATAATGAATTTGGTTAACTTTCGCCGTTTAAACGCGGTGCCAAAAGAAGCTAAAGAGCTAATCAGGGCAAAGATAAATTTCTTGGAAGAAGAAAGCTATACTAAGAGATTAGAGGGTATAAAGGCATGGCGTCAAAGTCCATTAAATAGCTTATATATCACCATTGGACAAGAAGCAATTAGCAAAGAAGGAGGAATTCGTGCTACAATAAATGAGAGACAGGTGGCTGGACAGGATTTTTTAACCTATGAAGAGTTTGAGGCTATCATGGATTTGAATAAGAATTTAAGATTTTAGGGAGATAAATAGTATATGCAACAATTTACCGTTCCACAATTTATTGATGTTGAAGATAAGATAATCGGGCCGATTACATCCCGGCAGTTTTTGATTTTAATTGCGGGCTCAATGTTGATTGCTCTGTCTTGGAAGATTTTTGATTTTTCCGCTTTTGTTTTTTTTAGCATCTTGGACGTGTTTATTTTTGGTTCATTTGCCTTTGTTAGAGTGAACAGCATGCCTTTCCATTTTTTTGTTTTGAATTTTTTACAAACCTTAAAAAGACCCGCTTTGCGTGTGTGGAATAAAAGCTTTGGCAAGGATTTTATTGTTGATGAACCAGAGATAGTAACAAAAAATGAGGAAATTTATTATAAAACAGGTTTTAGTTCATCGCGCTTGAATGAATTATCATTGGTAGTTGATACGCAGGGAAGTTATCGCGGTGAGAAAAAAGAAGGTGGTTCAGAAATAAAATCAGTTGGGCAAAAAAGGCCTATTATTAATTAAATTATTTAAAATTTTAAACTTGCCGTTTAAAATTTGTGACATTATTGTGCCAAATCAAAAAAGCAAATTAGCAGGAAGTCGGATAGCTGGGTCAACTCAGCAGTATTTGGATATTGCGGAAATAAAGGATAATGTGGTAGTTTTGCGCGATGGAACATTACGGGCGGTTATTTTGGTTTCTAGTATTAATTTTGCCCTAAAGAGTGAGGACGAGCAGAATGCGATTATCTCGGCTTACGTTGGCTTCTTGAATAACATAGATTTTCCTCTACAGGTAGTAATTCAGTCGCGCGAGTTGAATATTGACGCTTATTTAGACAGTATTCGCAAAATAGAAAAAGAACAGACGAACGAACTTTTGAAGATTCAAACAGCTGACTATGTTCAATATGTTGGTGAGCTTATTTCCATGAGCAAGATTATGAAAAAAAGTTTTTACGTTGTCGTGCCGTATAATCCACTTTCTGATAAACAAAAGGGATTTGTGACAAGATTGTCTGAGGTTCTTAAGCCGGCAATATTAATTAGAATGAAGGAAGAAAAGTTTCAGAGAAGAAAGGCAGACTTGATGAAGCGAGTGGACAATGTCTTGAATGGGCTTAGTTCTATCGGTTTAGGCATGGCTGTTCTAGATACGCAAAGTTTGATAGAATTGTATTATAATACCTACAATCCAACAACAGCCAAGAGTCAGGAGATGGTGGATGTTGGAAAATTGAGAATTGATTAGAAAATAAAAATTAGACATGGATTTACAAAGACAACAACAAAATAATATTAAAAATAAGGTTGCGCCAGTGAATGATGAAAAAGTTATCGTTGAGACGCGTGAATTTATTGAGGAGGAGAAGGCATACCGACAAGGAACGATTTCAGTAATTGACTTGATTTCCCCAGCTTCTTTAAAGATTGATTCAAAATCAGTGCGTCTAGGTGATCGTTATGCCAGTACTATATTCGTGGTGTCTTATCCGCGCTATATTAGCGTCGGTTGGTTTGCGCCGATTATTAATCTGAATACGGCTTTTGACGTAGCTATGTTTTTTTATCCGATTCGCTCTGATGTGATTTTAAAGCAGTTAAAAAAGAAGGTTGGTGTCTTGGAGGCACAGATTATTTCTGATGCTGAGAAAGGAGCAGCGCGCGATCCTTTGCGTGAGACAGCTTTGCGTGATATTGAAGACTTGCGCGATGCATTGACGCAGGGAATTGAGAAATTTTTTCAGTTTGCCTTGTATGTGACCGTTTATAATGAATCAGAAGTTGAGTTGGAAAAAATGATTTCTGATATTGAAAATATTTTTGGTTCACGCCTGGTGTATTCA
Coding sequences within it:
- a CDS encoding UbiA family prenyltransferase — protein: MTYLTNSATHSSNLLARFLTLGGEYRSIGGITPGIKVELIVVLLASFVYFLLKKRGYLKSVFFAFITYVIFFAYFATPIFLSLFLEIFNKNIKDNFNFYLANYFIIIISLQLIVVLFLYNRKIFNAIIGDMRWLRILYFEAMVWIGLFIARGGLGIKGYYLNTTNASDSFVNFPFPYLTFAIIMVFAWLYSVIGNNIEDFEIDKISNPDRPLVSKKVPVDVYRQIGNISLILVLSSSAVVGFSVFYFLLIFIGNYFIYSTRPFRLKRVPILSKLVISVNSLLLMLVGYLYGFNAVSQSASSIIRTFPGEVVFFVLVLMTLAINFIDIKDYEGDKKAGIKTLPVILGLRRGKTVIGMFFLAVYVSIYFIFRINILLFFFLLIIGMIQFVLINRKKYTERPIFLFILLSILILFFGKLFAVSI
- a CDS encoding PrgI family protein, whose protein sequence is MQQFTVPQFIDVEDKIIGPITSRQFLILIAGSMLIALSWKIFDFSAFVFFSILDVFIFGSFAFVRVNSMPFHFFVLNFLQTLKRPALRVWNKSFGKDFIVDEPEIVTKNEEIYYKTGFSSSRLNELSLVVDTQGSYRGEKKEGGSEIKSVGQKRPIIN